From Streptomyces sp. NBC_01754, a single genomic window includes:
- a CDS encoding RNA polymerase sigma factor SigF — protein MSPRLDVSRTHVATSACPQGPTNSDSPAASAAPGPRTGAAPSDTDGLPLEGLEGLPEIPPYDEIGAIDARALSKTLFARLESLEEGTHEHAYVRNTLVELNLALVKFAASRFRSRSEPMEDIVQVGTIGLIKAIDRFELSRGVEFPTFAMPTIIGEIKRFFRDTSWSVRVPRRLQELRLDLAKAGDELAQRLDRAPTVVELAERLGITHEEVVEGMTASNAYTASSLDAKPEDDEGEGALADRIGYEDHELEGIEYIESLKPLIASLPLRDRTILSLRFVSNMTQSEIGDELGISQMHVSRLLSRTLVKLRKGLTVEE, from the coding sequence ATGTCACCCCGGCTCGACGTATCGCGTACCCATGTCGCGACGTCGGCATGTCCTCAGGGACCGACCAATTCCGACTCCCCCGCCGCGAGTGCCGCTCCCGGCCCGCGCACCGGTGCCGCACCGAGCGACACCGACGGCCTTCCCCTGGAAGGTCTGGAGGGGCTCCCCGAGATCCCTCCGTACGACGAGATCGGCGCCATCGACGCCAGGGCCCTGTCGAAGACGCTCTTCGCACGGCTCGAATCCCTCGAAGAGGGCACGCACGAGCACGCCTACGTCCGCAACACCCTGGTCGAGCTCAACCTCGCCCTGGTCAAGTTCGCCGCCTCGAGGTTCCGTTCGCGCAGCGAGCCGATGGAGGACATCGTCCAGGTCGGCACGATCGGCCTGATCAAGGCGATCGACCGCTTCGAGCTCAGCCGCGGCGTCGAGTTCCCCACCTTCGCGATGCCCACGATCATCGGCGAGATCAAGCGCTTCTTCCGCGACACCAGCTGGTCCGTGCGCGTCCCGCGCCGGCTTCAGGAGCTGCGGCTCGACCTCGCCAAGGCGGGCGACGAGCTGGCCCAGCGGCTGGACCGCGCTCCCACCGTGGTCGAGCTCGCCGAACGCCTCGGCATCACGCACGAAGAGGTCGTCGAGGGCATGACCGCGAGCAACGCGTACACCGCGAGCTCGCTGGACGCCAAGCCCGAGGACGACGAGGGCGAGGGCGCGCTCGCCGACCGCATCGGCTACGAGGACCACGAACTCGAGGGCATCGAGTACATCGAGTCCTTGAAGCCGCTGATCGCGTCGCTGCCGCTGCGCGACCGCACCATCCTCTCCCTTCGGTTCGTCTCCAACATGACGCAGTCCGAGATCGGCGACGAGCTCGGCATCTCGCAGATGCACGTGTCCCGGTTGCTCTCCCGGACGCTGGTCAAGCTCAGGAAGGGCCTGACCGTCGAGGAGTGA
- the hutU gene encoding urocanate hydratase: MSGPRPVRAPRGTELSALGWQQEAALRMLQNNLDPEVAEHPDKLVVYGGTGKAARDWRSFDAMVRTLRTLKQDETMLVQSGRPVGVMQTHEWAPRVLIANSNLVGDWANWEEFRRLEALGLTMYGQMTAGSWIYIGTQGILQGTYETFAAVAAKRFGGTLAGTITLTAGLGGMGGAQPLAVTMNDGVALCVDCDPRAIERRIEHRFLDVRADSLEHALQLAVEARDARRPLSIGLLGNAAELLPRMLAEGAPVDIVTDQTSAHDPLAYLPVGVDLDDMAAYAAEKPTDFTRRARESMAAHVEAMVGFMDAGAEVFDYGNSIRGEAQLAGYARAFDFPGFVPAYIRPLFCEGKGPFRWAALSGEASDIHKTDRAILDLFPENESLHRWIKMAGERVHFQGLPARICWLGYGERDRAGERFNDMVASGELAAPLAIGRDHLDCGSVASPYRETEAMLDGSDAIADWPLLNAMVNVASGASWVSLHHGGGVGMGRSIHAGQVTVADGTPLAGEKIRRVLTNDPGMGVVRHVDAGYDLAETVAADKGVRVPMTEGDQP; this comes from the coding sequence ATGTCAGGACCCCGCCCCGTACGGGCACCGCGCGGTACGGAACTGAGCGCCCTGGGCTGGCAGCAGGAGGCCGCCCTCCGCATGCTCCAGAACAACCTCGACCCCGAGGTCGCCGAGCACCCCGACAAGCTGGTCGTGTACGGCGGCACGGGCAAGGCGGCCCGCGACTGGCGCTCCTTCGACGCCATGGTCCGTACCCTGCGGACGCTCAAGCAGGACGAGACGATGCTCGTCCAGTCGGGGCGGCCGGTCGGCGTGATGCAGACCCACGAGTGGGCGCCGCGTGTCCTGATCGCCAACTCCAACCTGGTCGGCGACTGGGCCAACTGGGAGGAGTTCCGCCGGCTGGAGGCGCTCGGGCTGACCATGTACGGGCAGATGACCGCCGGTTCCTGGATCTACATCGGAACCCAGGGCATCCTCCAGGGCACCTACGAGACCTTCGCCGCCGTCGCCGCCAAGCGGTTCGGCGGGACACTGGCGGGGACCATCACGCTGACGGCGGGGCTGGGCGGCATGGGCGGGGCGCAGCCGCTGGCCGTGACCATGAACGACGGCGTGGCCCTGTGCGTCGACTGCGACCCGCGCGCCATCGAGCGCCGCATCGAGCACCGCTTCCTGGACGTCCGGGCCGACTCGCTCGAACACGCGCTCCAGCTGGCGGTCGAGGCGCGTGACGCGCGGCGGCCGCTCTCCATCGGACTGCTGGGCAACGCGGCGGAGCTGCTGCCCCGGATGCTCGCGGAGGGCGCGCCGGTCGACATCGTCACCGACCAGACCAGCGCCCACGACCCGCTGGCCTATCTGCCGGTGGGGGTCGACCTCGACGACATGGCGGCGTACGCGGCCGAGAAGCCGACCGACTTCACCCGGCGGGCCCGTGAGTCGATGGCCGCGCACGTCGAGGCGATGGTGGGCTTCATGGACGCGGGGGCCGAGGTCTTCGACTACGGCAACTCGATCCGGGGCGAGGCCCAGCTCGCCGGGTACGCGCGGGCGTTCGACTTCCCCGGCTTCGTGCCGGCGTACATCCGGCCGCTCTTCTGTGAGGGGAAGGGGCCGTTCCGCTGGGCGGCGCTCTCGGGTGAGGCCTCGGACATCCACAAGACGGACCGGGCGATCCTGGACCTCTTCCCGGAGAACGAGTCCCTGCACCGCTGGATCAAGATGGCCGGGGAACGGGTCCACTTCCAGGGGCTGCCGGCGCGTATCTGCTGGCTCGGCTACGGGGAACGCGACCGGGCGGGCGAGCGCTTCAACGACATGGTGGCGAGCGGGGAACTGGCCGCCCCCCTGGCCATCGGACGTGACCACCTGGACTGCGGCTCGGTCGCCTCTCCGTACCGCGAGACCGAGGCGATGCTCGACGGCTCCGACGCCATCGCGGACTGGCCACTGCTGAACGCCATGGTCAACGTGGCGTCGGGGGCGTCCTGGGTGTCCCTGCACCACGGCGGCGGGGTCGGCATGGGGCGTTCCATCCACGCGGGGCAGGTCACGGTCGCCGACGGCACGCCACTGGCCGGTGAGAAGATCCGCCGGGTGCTCACCAACGACCCCGGCATGGGCGTCGTCCGGCACGTCGACGCCGGATACGACCTCGCGGAGACCGTCGCCGCGGACAAGGGCGTGCGGGTGCCGATGACCGAGGGGGACCAGCCGTGA
- a CDS encoding allantoate amidohydrolase → MWRDLAPIGRHAGSGGYRRYAWTAADVECRAWFREQAEARGLGHETDRNGNQWAWYGDPSAGDAVVTGSHLDSVPDGGAFDGPLGVVSAFAAFDELRRRGAEFTRPFAVTNFGDEEGARFGLACVGSRLTAGQLTPGKARLLHDQDGVSLPEAMEAAGHDPDTIGPDPERLARVGAFVELHVEQGRALDIGGDPVGVASAIWPHGRWRFDFRGEANHAGTTRLADRRDPMLTYAETVLAARREAELAGGLATFGKIAVEPNGVNAIPSLVRGWLDSRAADQDTLDTLVGAVELAAREYAEKAGIALDVVRESFTPVVEFRHALRDEIRRVLDGRGPHDTARPVPVLSTGAGHDAGILSASVPTAMLFVRNPTGVSHSPAEHADEDDCVAGVLALADVLEGLACS, encoded by the coding sequence ATGTGGCGCGATCTCGCCCCGATCGGCCGCCATGCCGGCAGCGGTGGATACCGCCGGTACGCCTGGACCGCGGCCGACGTCGAGTGCCGGGCGTGGTTCCGGGAGCAGGCCGAGGCACGCGGGCTCGGCCACGAGACCGACCGGAACGGCAACCAGTGGGCCTGGTACGGCGATCCGTCCGCCGGGGACGCCGTCGTCACGGGATCCCACCTGGACTCCGTGCCGGACGGCGGTGCCTTCGACGGGCCGCTCGGCGTGGTGTCCGCCTTCGCCGCGTTCGACGAACTCCGCCGCAGAGGAGCGGAGTTCACCAGACCCTTCGCCGTCACCAACTTCGGTGACGAGGAGGGGGCTCGTTTCGGGCTCGCCTGTGTGGGTTCCCGGCTCACCGCCGGGCAGCTGACACCCGGGAAGGCGAGGCTGCTCCACGACCAGGACGGCGTCTCGCTGCCCGAGGCCATGGAGGCGGCGGGACACGATCCCGACACCATCGGGCCCGACCCCGAACGGCTCGCCCGCGTCGGCGCGTTCGTCGAGCTCCACGTGGAGCAGGGGCGCGCCCTCGACATCGGCGGGGACCCGGTCGGCGTCGCCTCCGCGATCTGGCCGCACGGCCGCTGGCGGTTCGACTTCCGGGGCGAGGCCAACCACGCGGGCACCACGCGTCTCGCCGACCGGCGGGACCCGATGCTCACGTACGCCGAGACGGTGCTGGCGGCCCGCCGGGAGGCGGAACTCGCCGGCGGCCTCGCGACGTTCGGGAAGATCGCCGTCGAGCCGAACGGCGTCAACGCGATCCCCTCCCTCGTACGGGGCTGGCTCGACTCGCGGGCCGCCGACCAGGACACCCTCGACACCCTGGTGGGCGCCGTCGAGCTGGCCGCCCGGGAGTACGCGGAGAAGGCCGGGATCGCCCTGGACGTCGTACGGGAGTCCTTCACGCCCGTCGTGGAGTTCCGGCACGCCCTGCGGGACGAGATCCGCCGGGTGCTGGACGGCCGGGGCCCGCACGACACGGCCCGCCCTGTGCCCGTGCTCTCCACCGGAGCGGGCCACGACGCGGGTATTTTGTCCGCCTCGGTGCCCACGGCCATGCTGTTCGTACGGAACCCCACCGGTGTCTCGCACTCGCCGGCCGAGCACGCCGACGAGGACGACTGCGTGGCAGGGGTGCTCGCACTCGCCGACGTACTGGAAGGTCTCGCGTGCAGCTGA
- a CDS encoding peptide MFS transporter: MASSLTKDSASTPGSQKTFFGHPRGLATLFMTEMWERFSFYGMRALLVVYLLSGGPDAKDGSLGGGLGMSLATTTAIYSVYLSMVYLLAMPGGWLGDRVWGPRKTVAIAAVTIMAGHLVLALPGQATFFVGLALVALGSGLLKANISTMVGHLYDGPNDPRRDGGFTIFYMGINVGAFFAPLIIGTVGQTVNWHLGFALAAVGMALGLIIFLLGTRNLSPQSSLVPKPLAAEERASWMRKGLGWLAVAVVFYGVVGVTGHFTLNWAMIPLTVIGLVIPAGVLIRIKRDKELTAGEQSKMTGYIWFFVAAAVFWMIYDQGGSTVQAFGETKASGSLLGFEFPSSWYQSLNPVFVMALAPVFAWIWLWLNRKGSEPSTVAKFSAGLFFVGVSFFFFLMPLAMSSEGTLVSPMWLVGIYLIQTVGELCISPVGLSVTTKMAPAKYASQMMGVWFLAVTAGDSVTSLLSNPAVFGVNLNGTSAVAVEATLAVIAGLAVYMYRKKVKEHMGEVR, from the coding sequence ATGGCGTCCAGCCTGACGAAGGACTCGGCCAGTACCCCTGGCTCACAGAAGACCTTCTTCGGCCACCCCCGCGGACTGGCCACTCTCTTCATGACCGAGATGTGGGAGCGTTTCAGCTTCTACGGAATGCGGGCACTGCTCGTCGTCTACCTGCTCTCCGGAGGTCCGGACGCCAAGGACGGCAGTCTCGGCGGCGGCCTGGGGATGAGCCTGGCCACCACCACGGCCATCTACTCGGTGTACCTGTCCATGGTCTACCTGCTGGCCATGCCCGGCGGGTGGCTCGGTGACCGTGTCTGGGGTCCGCGGAAGACCGTCGCGATCGCGGCGGTGACCATCATGGCGGGCCACCTGGTGCTCGCCCTTCCCGGCCAGGCGACCTTCTTCGTCGGTCTCGCCCTCGTGGCCCTGGGTTCGGGTCTGCTGAAGGCCAACATCTCGACGATGGTGGGGCACCTCTACGACGGTCCCAACGACCCTCGCCGTGACGGTGGCTTCACGATCTTCTACATGGGCATCAACGTGGGCGCCTTCTTCGCCCCGCTGATCATCGGTACGGTCGGCCAGACCGTGAACTGGCACCTGGGCTTCGCGCTCGCGGCGGTCGGTATGGCCCTCGGCCTGATCATCTTCCTGCTGGGCACGCGCAACCTCAGCCCGCAGAGCAGCCTCGTGCCGAAGCCGCTGGCGGCCGAGGAGCGCGCCTCCTGGATGCGCAAGGGTCTCGGCTGGCTGGCCGTGGCGGTCGTCTTCTACGGCGTCGTCGGTGTGACCGGCCACTTCACCCTGAACTGGGCGATGATCCCGCTCACCGTGATCGGCCTGGTCATCCCGGCCGGTGTCCTGATCCGCATCAAGCGGGACAAGGAGCTGACGGCCGGCGAGCAGTCGAAGATGACGGGCTACATCTGGTTCTTCGTGGCCGCCGCCGTCTTCTGGATGATCTACGACCAGGGCGGCTCCACCGTCCAGGCCTTCGGTGAGACCAAGGCCTCCGGTTCGCTGCTCGGCTTCGAGTTCCCCTCCTCCTGGTACCAGTCGCTCAACCCGGTCTTCGTCATGGCACTGGCTCCGGTCTTCGCCTGGATCTGGCTGTGGCTGAACCGCAAGGGGAGCGAGCCGTCGACGGTCGCGAAGTTCTCCGCCGGTCTGTTCTTCGTCGGCGTCTCGTTCTTCTTCTTCCTGATGCCGCTGGCCATGTCCTCGGAGGGCACGCTGGTCAGCCCGATGTGGCTGGTCGGGATCTACCTGATCCAGACGGTCGGTGAGCTGTGCATCTCCCCCGTCGGCCTCTCGGTCACCACGAAGATGGCCCCGGCGAAGTACGCCTCGCAGATGATGGGTGTCTGGTTCCTCGCGGTGACCGCGGGTGACTCCGTCACCAGCCTGCTGTCGAACCCGGCCGTCTTCGGGGTGAACCTCAACGGGACGAGCGCCGTCGCGGTGGAGGCGACCCTCGCGGTGATCGCGGGCCTCGCGGTCTACATGTACCGCAAGAAGGTCAAGGAACACATGGGAGAGGTCCGCTGA
- the hutI gene encoding imidazolonepropionase: MTTTAITHIASLVTNDPSLGNGTPLGLIPDAAVVIDGDRVVWTGESSKAPATDNAVDAGGRAMIPGFVDSHSHLVFAGDRTQEFNARMSGRPYSAGGIRTTVAATRAASDEELSAQVARYLAEALRQGTTTLETKSGYGLSVEEEARALRIASAHTDEVTYLGAHVVAPEYADDPAGYVDLVTGPMLDACAPYARWVDVFCERGAFDGDQARAVLTAGLARGLGARVHANQLGPGPGVQLAVELGAASADHCTHLSDADLDALGQGDTVATLLPGAEFSTRADWPDARRMLDAGATVALSTDCNPGSSFTSSMPFCVALAVRDMGMTPDEALWSATAGGAAALRRTDIGRIAPGARADLVLLDAPSHVHLAYRPGVPLADAVWRSGERVR, translated from the coding sequence ATGACGACGACCGCCATCACCCACATCGCCAGTCTGGTCACCAACGACCCCTCCCTCGGAAACGGGACCCCCCTGGGCCTGATCCCGGACGCGGCCGTCGTCATCGACGGCGACCGCGTCGTCTGGACCGGTGAATCAAGCAAAGCACCCGCCACTGACAACGCCGTGGACGCGGGCGGCCGGGCGATGATCCCGGGCTTCGTGGACTCCCATTCGCACCTGGTCTTCGCGGGCGACCGCACCCAGGAGTTCAACGCCCGTATGTCCGGCCGCCCGTATTCCGCGGGCGGCATCCGCACCACCGTGGCCGCCACCCGCGCCGCCTCCGACGAGGAGCTGTCCGCCCAGGTCGCCCGCTATCTGGCCGAGGCGCTCCGCCAGGGCACCACCACCCTGGAGACCAAGTCGGGCTACGGCCTGAGTGTCGAGGAGGAGGCCCGCGCGCTGCGGATCGCATCCGCGCACACCGACGAGGTCACCTACCTGGGCGCCCATGTCGTCGCCCCCGAATACGCGGACGACCCCGCCGGTTACGTGGACCTGGTCACCGGCCCGATGCTGGACGCCTGTGCCCCGTACGCCCGTTGGGTCGACGTCTTCTGCGAGCGGGGCGCCTTCGACGGCGACCAGGCGCGCGCCGTCCTCACGGCGGGGCTGGCCAGGGGCCTGGGTGCCCGGGTGCACGCCAACCAGCTCGGGCCCGGCCCCGGCGTCCAGCTCGCCGTCGAGCTCGGTGCCGCGTCCGCCGACCACTGCACCCACCTCAGCGACGCGGACCTCGACGCCCTCGGCCAGGGCGACACCGTCGCGACCCTGCTCCCGGGCGCCGAGTTCTCCACGCGTGCCGACTGGCCCGACGCCCGGCGGATGCTCGACGCCGGTGCCACCGTCGCCCTGTCGACGGACTGCAACCCCGGCTCCTCGTTCACCTCGTCCATGCCGTTCTGCGTCGCCCTCGCCGTACGGGACATGGGCATGACTCCCGACGAGGCGCTGTGGTCCGCCACCGCGGGAGGCGCGGCCGCGCTGCGCCGCACCGACATCGGCCGTATCGCACCGGGCGCCCGTGCCGACCTCGTCCTGCTCGACGCCCCGAGCCACGTCCACCTCGCCTACCGCCCGGGTGTACCCCTGGCCGACGCGGTCTGGCGGAGCGGAGAACGCGTCCGCTGA
- a CDS encoding STAS domain-containing protein, whose product MDRGTVGSANRGRLQVEVRTEGLSEVVTPVGELDHHTADLLREPLESAVEQGRARLVVDCSRLEFCDSTGLNVLLGARLKAEAIGGGVHLAGMRPVVARVFEITGAEAVFTVHATLDDALST is encoded by the coding sequence ATGGACCGCGGGACGGTCGGTAGTGCGAACCGGGGTCGGCTACAGGTCGAGGTCCGGACCGAGGGGCTCAGTGAGGTCGTGACGCCGGTGGGTGAGCTCGATCACCACACCGCCGACCTGCTGCGGGAGCCTCTGGAGAGCGCGGTCGAGCAGGGGCGTGCGCGCCTGGTGGTCGACTGCTCCCGGCTCGAGTTCTGTGATTCCACCGGGCTCAACGTGCTGCTCGGTGCCCGCCTGAAGGCCGAGGCGATCGGGGGAGGGGTTCATTTGGCCGGAATGCGGCCCGTGGTGGCTCGTGTCTTCGAGATCACGGGGGCGGAGGCGGTCTTCACCGTCCACGCCACCCTCGACGACGCCCTGAGTACGTGA
- a CDS encoding ATP-binding protein: protein MSTTRQHPPGGLGREPDGGGTASAVPADRRWRSLSLRQASGIVPTARDFARQALHDWGWLPAAGADRRAAAEDVLLVVSELVTNACLHADGPEELRIACSPKVLRVEVVDRGVGQPAPRTPHRAGRPGGHGMFIVQRLCLDWGVTRTPETPGKTVWAELAAPA from the coding sequence ATGAGCACCACCCGGCAGCATCCGCCGGGCGGCCTCGGCCGCGAGCCGGACGGTGGGGGCACCGCCTCCGCCGTACCTGCGGACCGTCGGTGGCGCAGCCTCTCACTCCGGCAGGCCAGCGGCATCGTGCCCACGGCCCGGGACTTCGCCCGGCAGGCTCTGCACGACTGGGGCTGGCTGCCGGCGGCGGGCGCCGACCGGCGGGCCGCCGCCGAGGACGTCCTGCTGGTCGTCTCCGAGCTCGTCACCAACGCCTGTCTGCACGCGGACGGCCCCGAGGAGCTGCGGATCGCCTGCTCGCCCAAGGTGCTGCGGGTCGAAGTCGTCGACCGGGGCGTCGGCCAGCCCGCGCCCCGTACCCCGCACCGCGCGGGACGGCCCGGTGGCCACGGCATGTTCATCGTCCAGCGGCTCTGCCTGGACTGGGGCGTCACGCGCACCCCGGAGACGCCGGGCAAGACCGTCTGGGCGGAGCTCGCGGCGCCCGCGTAA
- a CDS encoding formimidoylglutamate deiminase, producing MQLTTQPAGGPPATATYWASHAWLGAHVEPDVALDVADGRITAVRTGVTAPPPGATALYGLTLPGLANTHSHAFHRALRSTTQVGAGTFWTWRELMYRVASLLTPDTYYDLARATYAEMALAGITSVGEFHYVHHAPGGRPYDNPNAMGEALVAAAGEAGIRITLLDTAYLAAGFGERPNRHQLRFSDTTADAWAERASLLRGGGHALIGAAVHSVRAVPAEQLATVAAWAEERGAPLHVHLSEQTAENDACAAAHGCTPTRLLADHGVLGPRTTAIHSTHLTAEDIDLLGTSGTGTCMCPTTERDLADGIGPAAALQRAGSPLSLGSDSHAVIDLFEEARAMELDERLRTHVRGHWTAAALLRAASADGHAALGRPDLGRLEAGASADLTTIALDSVRTAGPVPRMAAQVAVFAASAADVRHTVVAGRHLVRDGRHTTVEDVPRALAEAIAAVYR from the coding sequence GTGCAGCTGACAACGCAACCGGCGGGCGGCCCACCGGCCACCGCCACCTACTGGGCCTCCCACGCCTGGCTCGGCGCCCACGTCGAACCGGATGTCGCCCTGGACGTCGCGGACGGCCGCATCACCGCCGTCCGTACGGGCGTCACCGCGCCGCCGCCCGGCGCGACCGCCCTGTACGGACTGACCCTCCCGGGGCTGGCCAACACGCACTCGCACGCCTTCCACCGCGCCCTGCGCTCCACCACCCAGGTGGGCGCGGGCACCTTCTGGACCTGGCGCGAGCTGATGTACCGGGTGGCCTCCCTGCTCACCCCCGACACCTACTACGACCTGGCCCGCGCCACGTACGCCGAGATGGCCCTGGCCGGCATCACCTCCGTCGGCGAATTCCACTACGTGCACCACGCGCCCGGGGGCAGGCCCTACGACAACCCGAACGCGATGGGTGAGGCGCTCGTCGCGGCGGCCGGAGAGGCGGGCATCCGCATCACCCTGCTGGACACCGCCTACCTCGCCGCCGGGTTCGGCGAGAGGCCGAACCGGCACCAGCTCCGCTTCTCCGACACCACCGCCGACGCCTGGGCCGAACGCGCCTCGCTCCTCCGGGGCGGCGGCCACGCCCTGATCGGCGCCGCCGTGCACTCCGTACGCGCCGTCCCGGCGGAGCAGCTGGCGACCGTCGCCGCCTGGGCCGAGGAGCGGGGTGCCCCGCTCCACGTCCACCTGTCCGAGCAGACCGCGGAGAACGACGCCTGCGCCGCCGCGCACGGCTGCACGCCCACGCGCCTCCTCGCCGACCACGGAGTGCTCGGCCCGCGCACCACGGCGATCCACAGCACCCATCTGACCGCCGAGGACATCGACCTGCTCGGCACCTCGGGGACCGGCACTTGCATGTGTCCCACGACCGAACGCGACCTCGCGGACGGCATCGGCCCGGCCGCCGCCCTGCAACGCGCCGGCTCCCCGCTGTCGCTGGGCAGCGACAGCCACGCGGTGATCGACCTCTTCGAGGAGGCCCGCGCCATGGAGCTCGACGAGCGGCTGCGCACCCATGTGCGCGGCCACTGGACGGCCGCCGCCCTGCTGCGGGCCGCGTCCGCGGACGGCCACGCCGCGCTCGGCCGCCCGGACCTGGGCAGGCTGGAGGCGGGGGCGTCGGCCGATCTGACCACGATCGCGCTGGACTCCGTCAGAACGGCGGGGCCGGTACCCCGGATGGCAGCCCAGGTGGCCGTATTCGCCGCCTCCGCGGCCGATGTGCGGCACACGGTCGTGGCCGGCCGTCACCTGGTGCGGGACGGACGGCACACCACGGTCGAGGACGTGCCCCGGGCGCTGGCCGAGGCCATCGCCGCCGTGTACCGCTGA
- a CDS encoding response regulator transcription factor — MTRVLLAEDDASISEPLARALRREGYEVEVREDGPAALAAGLQGGVDLVVLDLGLPGMDGLEVARRLRGEGHAVPILVLTARADEVDTVVGLDAGADDYVTKPFRLAELLARVRALLRRGSTEAVPQPATHGVRIDVESHRAWMGEEELQLTAKEFDLLRVLVRDAGRVVTRDQLMREVWDTTWWSSTKTLDMHISWLRKKLGDDAANPRYIATVRGVGFRFEKS, encoded by the coding sequence ATGACCCGTGTACTGCTCGCCGAGGACGACGCCTCCATTTCTGAGCCACTGGCTCGCGCCCTGCGGCGTGAGGGGTACGAGGTCGAGGTCCGCGAGGACGGTCCGGCCGCGCTCGCCGCCGGACTCCAGGGCGGTGTCGACCTGGTCGTACTCGATCTGGGGCTGCCCGGCATGGACGGCCTGGAGGTCGCCCGGAGGCTGCGCGGTGAGGGGCACGCCGTCCCGATCCTGGTGCTGACGGCGCGGGCCGACGAGGTCGACACGGTGGTTGGCCTGGACGCGGGCGCGGACGACTACGTCACCAAGCCCTTCCGCCTCGCCGAACTGCTCGCCCGGGTCCGCGCCCTGTTGCGGCGCGGCTCCACCGAAGCCGTCCCGCAGCCGGCCACGCACGGCGTCAGGATCGACGTCGAGTCACACCGGGCCTGGATGGGCGAGGAGGAACTCCAGCTCACGGCCAAGGAGTTCGACCTGCTGAGGGTCCTGGTACGGGACGCCGGGCGGGTCGTCACCCGCGACCAGTTGATGCGTGAGGTCTGGGACACCACCTGGTGGTCGTCCACCAAGACCCTGGACATGCACATCTCCTGGCTGCGCAAGAAGCTCGGCGACGACGCCGCCAACCCCCGCTACATCGCGACCGTCCGGGGCGTCGGCTTCCGGTTCGAGAAGAGCTGA